The genomic stretch TTAAAAATGCTAGCTAGGGGTAGCGAACAACATTAATTCTCATTTCTTTTGCTATTTTTTCCACATTTTCATCAGACGTGATTAACTCCGCAGATAATTCTTGAGCAACTAGAAGTGCTTCAGAATCTGCCTCATCTAAACCATAAATTTTAACTGGCTTATGAGAATAAGCCCTTATCCAAATTTTATCATAAACTAATGGATTTATTCCTTTTTTTAGAGCCTTAGATAATGTAAGAGTAGTAACGACTAATTTTTTATCTTTATATTTTTCTATTAAATCCTTAAGATAATCTAAGGAGCTAAATGTTATTACTACAAAGTCAGTCATAATTAAACTATATAAATAAATATGTTAATAAATTTGTGGAGATAAAATGTCACAAACAGTAACTGATCCCTTGGAAAAATTAACCTCACCAGAAAACATACAGAGATTATCAAAATTAGTCGACTCTTTACCTACTATAGAGAAACTAATGGATAAACTAGGTGAGTTAGATAAGAAAGGTGAATTAGATCAGTTAATTGCATTAACTGACCAAGCAATTTCGCTTGTCGATGCTGTACAGAAGGCAGACCTAATAAACACACTCATCTCATTCGGAATGGATCAACTACCAAAAATACAAGCAATATGGCCAATACTAGAAAAACTAACAAGCGATAGAGCACTAAACATTATCCAAAGCCTTGATGTAGATTCTCTTCTCACTGCTACTGAAAAATCATTACCTTTACTTCAGAAGCTTACTAGTGATAAAGCACTCAAAGTCATTGAAAGCCTAGACATAGACTCACTACTAGGAGCAACAGAAAAACTAACACCAATACTACAAAAACTAACCAGCGACAAAGCACTAAAACTACTAGAACAAATAGACATAGATAATTTGCTTGATACTACTGAAAAGATGATCCCATTATTAAATAAAATTGCCAATATGACAGCAGAAATGCAAAAAAGAGGGCAACTGGATATGTTAATCAACTTAATGCAACAGTCTATTGATTTACTCGATGCTGTACAGAAGGCAGACCTAATAAACACACTCATCTCATTCGGAATGGATCAACTACCAAAAATACAAGCAATATGGCCAATACTAGAAAAACTAACAAGCGATAGAGCAGTTTCATTACTACAGTCCTTAGATATAGACAGTTTACTTAATGCAACAGAGAGATTAATGCCTTTACTTCAGAAGCTTACTAGTGATAAAGCACTCAAAGTCATTGAAAGCCTAGACATAGACTCACTACTAGGAGCAACAGAAAAACTAACACCAATACTACAAAAACTAACCAGCGACAAAGCACTAAAACTACTAGAACAAATAGACATAGACTCTACGTTAAATGCTCTTCTCGCATTAACACCTTTACTAAAACAATTAACAAGTGAAAAGACTGTAAAATTACTTTCTCAAGTAGATATGACATCAATGCTTGCCTTATTAGAGAGGATGGCTGAGTTACAAAAAGCTGGAGTTCTTGATAAATTAATGAAGATCTTTGAGGTATTAGGAGATCCACAATTAATAGATGGTTTGGTTATGATTACACAGAAGATGGGTATTGCATTAAAGATGTGGATTAATGATCTGCCCAGTGTTAAACCAGTAGGCACATTTGGATTAGTAGGAGCTTTAGGAAATAAGGATACAAGCTATGCGATGGGTGCATTACTAAAGTTTGCTGAAGATTTAGGGAAAGCCTTGAAGCAGTAAGTTAATCTCGTTTTTAACTTTTTCAATTTTTTCTTTTTCCGAAAAAGTTTTTACTTCTATCTCTTCTCTTTTCCCTTTAAGACCAAGTAAGAACGAAACCATACATTCAGACGACATTTTGCCATAACCCCCACCGCCATATCCAATTACCTTAGAGTTTAAGGAAATTCTTCTAACCTTTAAGCCTAGAAGATTATAAGAGTTGCAAGACAAATTAAGGGATTTTAAACCATCATCCTTATGTCCATCTACTCCGCCAACTACGAGTATATAAGTCGGATTAAAATCTGATACAATCTCTAAAATTCGTAAAGCTTCCTCAAAAACATCGTCGCCAGAGTATAAAGGAAGTTGAACATTATAGTTCAACCCCTTACCATCACCAATACCTCTTTCTTCTATTTTTCCCGTTCCAGGGAAAAATTTACCGTCATATGCAAAAATATTTATTTTAAGAATTGGCTTATCGTAAAGATATTCTTGTAATCCATTACCATGATGAGCATCAACATCAATTATAGCGACTCTTTCACCTTTTTCGAATAAAGTTAACGCGGCAAATGCGACATCATTTATTGGGCAAAATCCCATAGCCCTTTGCCTTAAGGCATGATGAAAGCCACCTAATGGTATATAAATTTTTTCAATAAACTTAGAGTACTTTATTGCAGTAATTGATGCTCCTAAGACTAACAATACATCATCTATCATTCCCGGATAATGAATTGTATCCCCACCATCAAGAAAGCCAATATAGGGTAACTTGCTTACCTCTTCAATTTTCTTAACGTAACTGTAGTCATGTATCTTTAAAAGATCGTCTATTGTAGCTTTTTCTGGTCTTATTTCAATAAAATTAAGTTTTTGTCTTGCTATTTCTATAAATCTTCTAATCCTTTCCTTTGCCACGTCCTTAATCATTGGATGAGAAAATGCTATTTCTTTAAATTTATCATCCCACACAATACCCAACATTTCAGACCATCTTCTTTAAATCTTCAAGTTTAATCTCTTCTCCCTCTTTGAAAATTGATTTCCTAAATACTCTTATCATTGGAGGAGTGTTATAACCTAATACAACTTCAATAAATGAAGTTCCACAAATAGGTTTATTAGATAGTACTTTAAATGAAGCTATAAATTCCCAGTTTCTTATTAACCCTTTCTTTCCTTCAAACATTATTAAATTTTTTCTCTTAACCTTGTAAGGATAACCTAGACTAAAATCTAGAAAAGATAAGGAACCGTCCCAATCTCCAATTATTCCCCCATAACAAGCGTAAGGAAAACTCGTGTTTAACAATCCACCACAACAACCTACACCGTAATAATTCCCAGCCTCAGAATAATCTAAAACCCTAACATCAAAGTAATCCTTTTCAACATTTACAACTTGAGCTACAGAAGAACTTCTATACCTTTTTATTGAAGGAAATTTAATTCTAATACCTTCTATGTGTGCATGCTTAAAATCACCAGCAGTATAAGGTGATTCTAAAAATTTACCAATTTTTTCACCTTCCTTTATCTCATTACCCTCCTCTAGATAAGGCTCCACGTGAAGAACCTTTATTCTCTTCCCATTACTGTTTATATACATTACTACGTCATAGTCTATTTTCGTATACTTATTAGGTCTACCAATTTTAACTTTCTCTATTTTTTCTATAATACCAGAAAATGGTGAATAAAAATCCTCTTGATCCGGAGAACTAAGATCAATAGCCTTTATCTTAACGTGTGATGGAAAACCACTAGAGAAAAAACTTAAAAGACTACCTTTTAAGATCTTCATTGCTTTTGCTCGAAGTGCTTTATTAGCGTAGGAAGTCTACTTTGCTTTATGGCTTGTAATGTTTTTTCTCTTGAAGGATACCATGGTATGTTCCTAAATTCCATGTTAGGTCTTTCATTAGAGTAGGGCCTATTACAACCGGGGCAACCAGAGGTCATAAATGCTGGAGCTAGCTCATCAATTGACAAGTCACTCGGAATATCAATATCTAATAAGATGCCTTTTTCATCGAACTTAAATGCTGAATAATCCACTAAATCATTTTCTATTAACCATCTTGCTATTTGCATTCTCCTATAAACATTAACGGGGGCTGGCTTTACTTTCTCCATAGGAGTTCCTTGTTCTGGATAAAACGCAAACAATGTGATTTTTGCACCTCTTGAATGAGCATACCACATGATGTCTACAGCTTCTTTTTCAGTTTCTCCTAAACCAATAATAAGGTGTATTCCAGCATTTCCTTTTCCAAATACTTCAACTGCCTCATCAATACCCTGTAGATATCTTTCCCAACTATGCATACTCCTAACTTTTTTACCTCTAGTTTCTTCAAACACTCTTTTACTAGCTGCATCTATGGCAACGTCAACCATATCTCCTCCAGCTTTTCTCATCTCTATTAAATGATGTTTAAATGTGTAAGTTGGTGTTATTAATTCTGAGATAGATAATTCAATTTCAGCCTCTCTTATTCTTCTCGTGATTTCTATAGAATCTTGTGCAGCCCTAGGATGGGCCAATTGTCCTATACATATCCTTTGTAAACCATATCTTGGATCTCCTTGTCTCTCCTTGATTTTCTTTATTACATCATCCAATCTGCGTAATGGCCATTCTACCCTTATTAGTGTCTTACACTCAGGACCTTGAGCTACTTCTCTAGCTTGCCCACAATAAGAACAATTGGCTTTACATCCATCTGGATAGTACTGTAGTAAGTTTATTGTTGTATTTAGTGCATTATGTAAAAAAACACCCGGACTAAAACCTAAGACCATATCTGCGCCAAAACTTAGTCTTACCCAATCTGGACTACTTATCATTCTTAACATTTAAATCACCCCTAAAACATCAAAAATAACATTTCCACAACATGCATTACTAAAAATAATTTCCCTTTTATTTCTTGCATATGGAATAACCTCTTCTTCTGGGAAGGCTATTCCGTCAATATCATAATCTACTGCAAATCTATCAACCTCAAGATAAGAAGAACCTCTTGGCCTTGCACAACCTAACATAACTGGAACCGAGAATTCGTCTCTAGCTTTCCTCAATGCTGCTATCAGCTCTTGTGGAGTAGGCTGTCTTGTAGTTCTAGTTCCTATTAATGGCATTAAGCCAACTATAATTACTGTATCTGGGTTAACTTCCTTCAAAAGTTCTATCGCATGCAAATCTCCATCAATTCCTTTTTTGCTCAAACCCACAATTACGTGTGGTGCAATTTTTATTCCAACTGACTTCAAATACTTAAATGAATTTAGATAATCATCCACGGTAAAAGGTTGTTTCAGTATTTCTCTTATAGTTTCATTATCACCAACCATATCAAGTAATGCTATCTTTACTCCAGCTATCGCAAATTTTTCTGCTATTTCGGGATTTCTAACAACGCCCGTATGTGCAATGAAAGTTAATTTATCTGCATAATTACTCAATAAATCTGAATAACGCCAAATTGGTACTTCTCCTCTAACAGACGAGCCTCCAGATAATACTAGTCCCTTATGTCCTTCTTTTATGACTTTTTCTAAAACATTTTTCATTTTCTCTTTAGTTGATGCGTCTTCCATTCCTTCTAAAATACGTCTATTACAATGATTACAATTAAAAGCACATGCTGTTCCAGTTACTGATACCATTTTCCAACCGTTCTCTGAATTAAGATAGTCTGTCTCATATTTCTTTAATGCTGGTGCATAAAGATATAATTTTCTCATTTTGATAGAACCTCCTTAAATAAATTGATAAGGTCATCAGCGGTTATGCCAATCATCTTAACGCCTTTATACCAATCTTTAATTTCTCTTTCTATATCCTCGACTCTAGACCATTTTAGTCTTGCCTCTAAATCATAAATTGCTCTTCTAGGCTCTACGAAGAAATCTCCAGTTATGAGCACAGCTTCTATCATTTTATCTCCAGCCATTTTAACCTGAAGTTTAATAAGACCTCCTTGGAATTTCTTCTCAATATACTTAATATCACCTTCAAGTGATTTCCTCAGATTATATATCCAATCCAGAGAGGAATATTTCATTCTAAGTTCCGAAATTAAACTCTTTTCATCTTCTGTGTAAGTTGAGTCCTCTAATTTTACGTTTAAAGATTCTTCAAAAGACTGCTTTGCTAAACTTATAATTTGACTCATCTCCACGTTATTACCTAATTCCCTATTTACCCATGTCAGTCTATCTCTAAAGTCCTTAGCTAATTTATCTCTTAATTTCTCTGATGTAAGCCTTAATACAGAAACCATTGATTCAGCATCAAAATCTACTAGAATAGTTCCAGTAACTGCTATATATTTACCTTGAGAAAAGGCTCCAATACCAGAGATTTTTCTACCATTTACTTCTACGTCGTTTTTAGGTCTGAAATTAGCCTTTATACCAAGTTTTTCTAAGGTTTTTATTACACCTTCAGCTCCTCTTTTTATTGCCTCTTCTGGAGTATAACCGAGATGTGATGCTTCTGCATAAATTTCCCAGCCTAATTGTTCTTTTCCCATTATAATTGCGCCTCCACCAGTAGGTCTTCTTCCTATATCCCAACCTCTTTTCTTCACTTCATCTATATTGACTTCTTGCTCTACAGCTTGATGATACCCAATTAAAACGGCTGTTGGATCAAATATTACAAACCTAAGAATAGGTGGTACGCCGTTACTTACACTCTCTAATAGTGCTTCTTCTCCAGCCAGTATTAAATCCTGAGGTCCTCGCTCTACAATAAATCTAAATGTAGTCATCCTTAAGAAATAAAGTTATTTTATTTATTTAAAGATTTCTATTAGGAGAAAACTGAGATAATTTACAGAAATAAAGAAAACCATAAGAGAAGAAAATTGCTTTATAACCTTTAATTTTTTTAAATAACCCTTAACGTTTTAAACTTTGAGAAATTTTTAAATATTAAAAAAGATAAGGTATTTTATGATGAAAGAAAAACTAGAGTCCAAAAAAGATGAAATTAGATGTTGTTATAAAATTACGGATACAGATGTAGCCGTTTTACTAAAGATGGTAGAAATAGAGAAACCTATAACCTCAGAAGAGTTAGCTGACATTTTCAAGCTAAGTAAGACTACTGTGGAAAATAGCTTAAAGAAATTAATAGAGTTAGGTCTTGTTGTTAGGACTAAAACAGAAGGAAAGAAAATTGGAAGACCAAAGTACTACTATTCTATCTCAACAAATATTCTAGAGAAAATAAGAACTGACTTGCTTAATTGCGCAAAAAGAATGGAGTTAGCAGCTACCTAGTTTAACGTCTTTAATTTCTTTACTATCTTCTCCTTTTTCAATAATCATTAGATAGACACCACTTTGATTTGTAAGTTCTATAATTTTACAATTCATTAATTTTATTGCTTCTGTAATCATATCAACACATTTAGGGTCTTTAAATAATACCTTTACAGACCCAGATTTAATACTCATTAATTTGGCTACTGTTTTCATAAAAGGCTCAGGGCATTCTGCATTAGTTGCATCAATAACTTCCATAACTTACATTAAGAGTGCAAACTTAAAAATGTATTTACTTTTTTAATGAATATGAAGGTCGTATGCCCAGTATGCAATAGGCTATTTGAAGCTGAATGCACACCCTATAAGGTAACGTTTAATGAGATTGTATATTATTTTGACACGGAGATATGTCAATTGGCTTTTATGAGAGAGCCAGAAAAATTTGTTTTTAACTGCCAAAAGAAGAACGAATAAATGAAGGCAAAGTATTGATAAACATTTCTGAACATTTCTTAAAATCTTCAGTAAGTTTTTTCACTAATTCTTCTTTATCTAGAGCTTTGTAGAGGTATTTTGGTCTTCCACCTTTATTTGATTGAACTTTTTCTCTCTCAATAAAACCTAAAGAAACTAGTTTATTGAGACTTCTATTTACAGAAGCTTTAGATAATTTTAGCATTTCTACTAATTCGTCTTCTGTTATAGTTTTCTTTTCAATAACTGTTTGTAATACTTTAAACTCTGTATCTGAAATATCATAACAAAAAGCTAATGCATCTATTAATTTAGCCTCTTTTCCTGAGGGCAAGGTTATTCTTTCTGTTTCTAGTTGCATATAAAATATTTCATAAATCATATATTTAAATTTTATCAAAAAAAGTTTTTTAGCAAAAAGAGATTAAGCCCAATAACCTTTGTTAATATCCTCTATTTTTGTAAAAAGGGCAATTTGAAAATACCTAAAAGCTTCTATTGTAAATTTTATAGCATTTTGATCATCAAACTGAGATATTTTATTTATAAGCTCATCAAAAAACCTAGATAAATCATTATAAGTTGCCTTATCTAAATCTGGGTACTGTGATAGGTCTAACGCTTTTATTATTTCATCCTTTGTTTTAGCACTCTTAACCTTATCATAAATAACCATTACTATCCCTCTTCCTCCTTGTTTACCGAACAATGCTTCTTGCGGATTTCTCAGCCATCTAGCATATGTTGCAGCTAATTTCTTAGCCTCGTTTTCAATAGACACAATTTATAATTAGAATAAAAAGTATTAAAATATAATTATGAAAGCATTACTTTTAATGTCTGGTGGACTAGACTCTTCTTCAGCTGCTTATTACTACACAAAAAAAGGATTTGATTTTGATTGCTTGTTCATAAACTATGGACAAAGATCAGCAAGAATGCAATTAATAAGCAGTAAAACTATTTGTGAAAAATTAAATAAGAAGTTATTAGTAGCTGATATAAGAAAAATTAGAGAATTATTTGTATCTGATAGCTGGTTAAAGCCACATGAACCAATAACGCATAGAAATTTAGTAATAATACCAATTGCGATTGCTTTTGCTAAAGAAAAAGGATATGAAGAGATTATAATTGCGAGTGTTAAGGAAGATTGTGAATATGAACAAAATAGAATAGAGATCATTAAAGAACTAAAAAATTTAGGAGAAATTCTAAGAATAAAAGTGTCAACACCTTTTGCTGGTATTCCAAAGTCACTTCTACTTAAGTTAGGTGTTTCAGCTGGGTTAGATCCTTCCTTAACTTATTCTTGCCTTTTAGGACATAAATATCATTGTGGGCAATGCAGTCAATGTTTGAAAAGAAAAGAAGCGTTTAAAAGTGCAAATATCCAAGATCCTACAAAATACCTAAATCTTTCTTAATCTTTTTAGAGAATTAATTAAGGAAGATATATCCTTAGTAATTAAATACGGACTGTACCTAGAACAGTCAATAAATCTTTCTATGCATATTACCTTTATTCTTGAATCATAAAACCTTGCTGAAAGCA from Sulfolobus sp. S-194 encodes the following:
- a CDS encoding 7-cyano-7-deazaguanine synthase, with amino-acid sequence MKALLLMSGGLDSSSAAYYYTKKGFDFDCLFINYGQRSARMQLISSKTICEKLNKKLLVADIRKIRELFVSDSWLKPHEPITHRNLVIIPIAIAFAKEKGYEEIIIASVKEDCEYEQNRIEIIKELKNLGEILRIKVSTPFAGIPKSLLLKLGVSAGLDPSLTYSCLLGHKYHCGQCSQCLKRKEAFKSANIQDPTKYLNLS
- a CDS encoding DUF1641 domain-containing protein, whose product is MSQTVTDPLEKLTSPENIQRLSKLVDSLPTIEKLMDKLGELDKKGELDQLIALTDQAISLVDAVQKADLINTLISFGMDQLPKIQAIWPILEKLTSDRALNIIQSLDVDSLLTATEKSLPLLQKLTSDKALKVIESLDIDSLLGATEKLTPILQKLTSDKALKLLEQIDIDNLLDTTEKMIPLLNKIANMTAEMQKRGQLDMLINLMQQSIDLLDAVQKADLINTLISFGMDQLPKIQAIWPILEKLTSDRAVSLLQSLDIDSLLNATERLMPLLQKLTSDKALKVIESLDIDSLLGATEKLTPILQKLTSDKALKLLEQIDIDSTLNALLALTPLLKQLTSEKTVKLLSQVDMTSMLALLERMAELQKAGVLDKLMKIFEVLGDPQLIDGLVMITQKMGIALKMWINDLPSVKPVGTFGLVGALGNKDTSYAMGALLKFAEDLGKALKQ
- a CDS encoding lipoate--protein ligase family protein, whose amino-acid sequence is MTTFRFIVERGPQDLILAGEEALLESVSNGVPPILRFVIFDPTAVLIGYHQAVEQEVNIDEVKKRGWDIGRRPTGGGAIIMGKEQLGWEIYAEASHLGYTPEEAIKRGAEGVIKTLEKLGIKANFRPKNDVEVNGRKISGIGAFSQGKYIAVTGTILVDFDAESMVSVLRLTSEKLRDKLAKDFRDRLTWVNRELGNNVEMSQIISLAKQSFEESLNVKLEDSTYTEDEKSLISELRMKYSSLDWIYNLRKSLEGDIKYIEKKFQGGLIKLQVKMAGDKMIEAVLITGDFFVEPRRAIYDLEARLKWSRVEDIEREIKDWYKGVKMIGITADDLINLFKEVLSK
- a CDS encoding radical SAM protein, translated to MRKLYLYAPALKKYETDYLNSENGWKMVSVTGTACAFNCNHCNRRILEGMEDASTKEKMKNVLEKVIKEGHKGLVLSGGSSVRGEVPIWRYSDLLSNYADKLTFIAHTGVVRNPEIAEKFAIAGVKIALLDMVGDNETIREILKQPFTVDDYLNSFKYLKSVGIKIAPHVIVGLSKKGIDGDLHAIELLKEVNPDTVIIVGLMPLIGTRTTRQPTPQELIAALRKARDEFSVPVMLGCARPRGSSYLEVDRFAVDYDIDGIAFPEEEVIPYARNKREIIFSNACCGNVIFDVLGVI
- a CDS encoding helix-turn-helix domain-containing protein, encoding MMKEKLESKKDEIRCCYKITDTDVAVLLKMVEIEKPITSEELADIFKLSKTTVENSLKKLIELGLVVRTKTEGKKIGRPKYYYSISTNILEKIRTDLLNCAKRMELAAT
- a CDS encoding histone deacetylase family protein; the protein is MLGIVWDDKFKEIAFSHPMIKDVAKERIRRFIEIARQKLNFIEIRPEKATIDDLLKIHDYSYVKKIEEVSKLPYIGFLDGGDTIHYPGMIDDVLLVLGASITAIKYSKFIEKIYIPLGGFHHALRQRAMGFCPINDVAFAALTLFEKGERVAIIDVDAHHGNGLQEYLYDKPILKINIFAYDGKFFPGTGKIEERGIGDGKGLNYNVQLPLYSGDDVFEEALRILEIVSDFNPTYILVVGGVDGHKDDGLKSLNLSCNSYNLLGLKVRRISLNSKVIGYGGGGYGKMSSECMVSFLLGLKGKREEIEVKTFSEKEKIEKVKNEINLLLQGFP
- a CDS encoding radical SAM protein; the protein is MLRMISSPDWVRLSFGADMVLGFSPGVFLHNALNTTINLLQYYPDGCKANCSYCGQAREVAQGPECKTLIRVEWPLRRLDDVIKKIKERQGDPRYGLQRICIGQLAHPRAAQDSIEITRRIREAEIELSISELITPTYTFKHHLIEMRKAGGDMVDVAIDAASKRVFEETRGKKVRSMHSWERYLQGIDEAVEVFGKGNAGIHLIIGLGETEKEAVDIMWYAHSRGAKITLFAFYPEQGTPMEKVKPAPVNVYRRMQIARWLIENDLVDYSAFKFDEKGILLDIDIPSDLSIDELAPAFMTSGCPGCNRPYSNERPNMEFRNIPWYPSREKTLQAIKQSRLPTLIKHFEQKQ
- a CDS encoding sulfurtransferase TusA family protein produces the protein MEVIDATNAECPEPFMKTVAKLMSIKSGSVKVLFKDPKCVDMITEAIKLMNCKIIELTNQSGVYLMIIEKGEDSKEIKDVKLGSC
- the lrs14 gene encoding HTH-type transcriptional regulator Lrs14 codes for the protein MQLETERITLPSGKEAKLIDALAFCYDISDTEFKVLQTVIEKKTITEDELVEMLKLSKASVNRSLNKLVSLGFIEREKVQSNKGGRPKYLYKALDKEELVKKLTEDFKKCSEMFINTLPSFIRSSFGS